In Rhodococcus sp. NBC_00297, the following are encoded in one genomic region:
- the helR gene encoding RNA polymerase recycling motor ATPase HelR, with protein MDTVFTLPPHRRAKADPASIAADDRHLARIDAALRSSLADLEQRLARTRTDPGRSGQDAMERDLETHRLTAEIRAVRRVGQDMCLGRLVPADGTAPVYIGRRGLLDDTGRPLLIDWRSPAAAPFFAATPARPMGIAWRRRYRWTAGRVSDYWDEVFTAEIPVGAVALDDRSAFVADLGAARSSRMRDVLGTIAADQDAIVRAPSRGVRVVDGGPGTGKSIVALHRAAYLLYADPQVGHHRGGVLVIGPHEPYLSYVADVLPDLGEDGVRVCLLDEMVPEGRKAVAESSPRAAAVKGSAAMVEMIDRAIRFYETPPATDMVVDTEWGAVLLRAADWAEAFAAPDAATPHNDAREEIWAALGDTVVDRLAADVSATDLASSLREIDELRDRVESSWTVIDAPDLVADLWAVPAYLRHCAPWLDEDDRAAVRRDLGAPWTTADLPLLDVARRRLGDPKASALRERRVRVVASERARRRAVIDDLVASDDSELRVMSMLRGDDLQNTLDDIDSSTVEPDRLGGPFSHIVVDEAQELTDAQWQMVRARCPSGSLTVVGDRAQAHRGFPEPWQERLTRVGFTEIAVSTLDVNYRTPSEIMAEAEPVIRAVLPDANVPRSVRSTGVSVRHAGIDDLDAIVDEWAATSEGVACVIGMPSLPDTRRIRSLSARSAKGLEFDLVVLVDRPGIDPTGVDRAVDRYVAMTRATQRLVVLK; from the coding sequence GTGGACACCGTGTTCACCCTGCCCCCGCACCGCCGCGCCAAGGCCGACCCCGCGTCGATCGCGGCGGACGACCGACATCTCGCCAGAATCGACGCGGCATTGCGTAGCTCCCTCGCGGACCTCGAACAACGCCTCGCCCGGACACGCACCGACCCCGGCCGATCAGGCCAGGACGCGATGGAACGCGACCTCGAGACACACCGACTCACCGCCGAAATCCGTGCGGTGCGACGTGTCGGCCAGGACATGTGCCTCGGGCGGCTCGTACCCGCGGACGGAACAGCTCCGGTGTACATCGGGCGACGCGGACTCCTCGACGACACCGGTCGCCCTCTGCTCATCGATTGGCGCTCACCGGCGGCAGCACCGTTCTTCGCCGCGACCCCGGCACGCCCGATGGGCATCGCCTGGCGGCGTCGCTATCGCTGGACCGCAGGGCGGGTGAGCGACTACTGGGACGAGGTGTTCACCGCCGAGATCCCCGTCGGCGCCGTGGCATTGGACGATCGGTCGGCGTTCGTCGCCGACCTCGGGGCGGCGCGCTCGTCGCGCATGCGCGACGTGTTGGGCACCATCGCGGCGGACCAGGATGCGATCGTCCGCGCCCCGTCCCGAGGAGTTCGCGTGGTGGACGGCGGCCCCGGAACGGGAAAGAGTATCGTCGCGCTGCACCGTGCGGCCTACCTGCTGTACGCGGATCCGCAGGTCGGGCACCACCGCGGTGGTGTCCTGGTGATCGGGCCGCACGAGCCCTACCTGTCGTACGTCGCCGATGTGCTCCCCGATCTAGGGGAGGACGGCGTCCGGGTGTGTCTGCTCGACGAGATGGTCCCCGAGGGCCGGAAAGCCGTCGCGGAAAGCTCACCACGCGCCGCCGCAGTGAAAGGTTCCGCAGCGATGGTGGAGATGATCGACCGCGCGATCCGCTTCTACGAGACACCGCCCGCGACCGACATGGTCGTCGACACCGAGTGGGGGGCAGTGCTACTCCGGGCAGCGGACTGGGCGGAAGCCTTCGCGGCACCGGATGCGGCGACTCCGCACAACGATGCGCGGGAGGAAATCTGGGCGGCGCTGGGCGACACCGTCGTCGACCGCCTCGCCGCCGACGTGTCGGCCACCGACCTTGCCTCGTCGTTGCGGGAGATCGACGAGCTCCGCGACAGGGTCGAGTCGTCGTGGACGGTGATCGATGCTCCCGATCTCGTCGCCGACCTCTGGGCCGTGCCGGCGTACCTGCGGCACTGCGCGCCCTGGCTGGACGAGGACGACAGGGCCGCGGTCCGCAGAGACCTCGGCGCTCCCTGGACGACAGCGGATCTCCCTCTTCTCGACGTCGCGCGTCGGCGCCTCGGAGACCCGAAGGCGTCGGCATTGCGGGAACGGCGTGTTCGTGTCGTCGCCTCCGAGCGTGCGCGACGACGCGCCGTCATCGACGATCTCGTCGCGTCCGACGATTCGGAATTGCGCGTCATGTCGATGCTCCGCGGCGACGATCTGCAGAACACGCTGGACGACATCGACTCATCGACAGTCGAACCGGATCGATTGGGCGGCCCGTTCTCGCACATCGTCGTCGACGAGGCGCAGGAATTGACGGATGCGCAGTGGCAGATGGTCCGCGCCCGCTGCCCGTCGGGCAGTCTCACGGTGGTGGGGGACCGCGCGCAGGCCCACCGCGGCTTCCCGGAACCCTGGCAGGAGCGGCTGACGAGGGTCGGATTCACCGAGATCGCGGTATCCACGCTCGACGTCAACTACCGCACACCCTCCGAGATCATGGCCGAGGCCGAACCCGTCATCAGAGCGGTCCTCCCCGACGCCAACGTGCCGCGCTCGGTCCGCAGCACCGGGGTAAGCGTCCGCCACGCCGGGATCGACGACCTGGACGCAATTGTCGACGAGTGGGCCGCGACGAGCGAGGGCGTGGCCTGCGTCATCGGAATGCCATCCCTGCCGGACACGAGAAGGATCCGATCGCTGAGCGCACGCTCCGCGAAAGGACTGGAGTTCGATCTCGTCGTCCTCGTCGACAGACCCGGAATCGATCCGACGGGTGTGGATCGCGCCGTCGACCGCTACGTGGCCATGACACGCGCCACCCAACGCCTCGTGGTCCTGAAGTGA
- a CDS encoding IclR family transcriptional regulator domain-containing protein, translating into MAERGQGPDFIEALARGLHVLRSFSVDRPMMSLTEVATQTDLARPTARRILLTLEELGYVRSGHDGYVLTPRVLELGMAYIGALNLWDMARPHLEGLVAVTGESSSMAQLDGSDIVYVARVAVPKLISLRVDIGTRFPAMVTSQGRALLSAMDRPSVHERLEEPSRSGLPTKSYTTGEIDEILDRTAERGWALADQDLAPGVRSIAVPVRDGRGVARAAMNITVHAAETSIDTLTGVYLPLLLTAAKQTSSDWSAWQRRPIEPAPRGASR; encoded by the coding sequence GTGGCCGAGCGAGGACAGGGGCCAGATTTCATCGAGGCTCTGGCACGGGGATTGCATGTCCTGCGATCCTTCTCGGTCGACAGGCCGATGATGTCCTTGACCGAGGTGGCCACACAGACCGACCTGGCCCGGCCGACAGCCCGCCGGATCCTGTTGACGCTGGAGGAGCTTGGGTACGTGAGGTCCGGTCACGATGGCTATGTGTTGACCCCGCGCGTTCTCGAACTCGGTATGGCCTACATCGGCGCACTGAACCTGTGGGACATGGCACGACCCCACCTCGAGGGGCTGGTCGCAGTCACCGGAGAGTCCTCGTCGATGGCTCAACTCGACGGTTCCGACATCGTCTACGTCGCGCGGGTTGCAGTGCCGAAGCTGATCTCGTTGCGTGTCGACATCGGCACACGCTTTCCCGCCATGGTCACCTCACAAGGGCGCGCACTGCTCTCGGCGATGGACCGGCCCTCCGTGCACGAACGCCTCGAAGAACCGAGCCGCTCCGGACTCCCGACGAAGTCGTACACGACCGGCGAGATCGACGAGATCCTCGACCGCACCGCCGAACGCGGATGGGCACTGGCCGACCAGGACCTCGCGCCTGGGGTTCGCTCCATCGCGGTGCCGGTACGCGACGGACGAGGAGTCGCACGCGCGGCCATGAACATCACCGTCCACGCCGCCGAAACCTCCATCGACACCCTGACCGGTGTGTACCTGCCGCTGCTTTTGACGGCCGCGAAACAGACGTCCTCGGACTGGAGTGCATGGCAGCGACGCCCGATCGAACCAGCGCCACGCGGGGCGTCGCGCTGA